Proteins from a single region of Haloterrigena alkaliphila:
- a CDS encoding cupin domain-containing protein: MPATDFDAERTYDDDRFTARTVFESDRQKVVLGYFEPGQFIPVHAPGSDVAIHVRSGRGLVREGDAEHAVEPGDVIAVPADVDRGVRAAADERLEALLVTSPPPTDAEHDPVREGLRRGVFDPA, from the coding sequence ATGCCAGCCACCGATTTCGACGCCGAACGAACGTACGACGACGATCGATTCACCGCACGAACCGTCTTCGAGAGCGACCGACAGAAGGTCGTGCTCGGCTACTTCGAGCCGGGGCAGTTCATTCCGGTTCACGCCCCGGGCAGCGACGTCGCGATTCACGTCCGGTCCGGGCGGGGACTCGTCCGCGAGGGCGACGCCGAGCACGCGGTCGAACCCGGGGACGTGATCGCGGTTCCGGCCGACGTCGACCGCGGCGTGCGGGCCGCAGCCGACGAGCGACTCGAGGCGTTGCTCGTCACGAGTCCGCCGCCGACCGACGCCGAACACGACCCCGTTCGAGAGGGGCTTCGACGCGGGGTCTTCGATCCGGCTTGA
- the folP gene encoding dihydropteroate synthase produces the protein MEYHEAADFLFDLRRFRPKPGTESTARLLAHLGDPHETVDFVQIAGSNGKGSTARMVERSLREAGLSVGLYTSPHLEDLRERVRVDGRKIPRSAVCAYVEAARDYVTDRAADGESPTFFETMTAMALWQFGREDVDVAVLEVGIGGKYDATSVVDPVASAVTSVTLEHTGILGDTEEEIARDKAHVAPADAPLVTGVTGGALEAVRDVAGDVVTVGVSDADGSEDGNAEPDVRVTYGGRANHTEAAVTVESDDWRLETRIPLPGAHQAENAGIAAVLARQVADISDEDLARGLRNAHWPGRFEVIETDPLVILDGAHNPGACEPLAATLATYDYDRLSLVFGAMHDKDHREMAAALPTPDSVFASEPSLDRAEDRDVLAAVFRDAGVDDVRTTPTVRGGLETALADADADDCVLVTGSLFAVAEARSRWTSAGVPKRIRDREDARDALAKADVPDADGSRLQDDAVHRVVKRSMGARQATAVKQELLRLGGECALSGRQREEERVDAVLMGTRSQFERLLETLESGADDRSADTAALAADLRETLGFDPEDASAASNADTVVAADADASTASSASTVDSSDASSRYPWHDRTAVMGILNVTPDSFHDGGEYAGLEDAAARAEAMIEAGVDVIDVGGESTRPGADPVPTEEEIDRVVPVVERIAGLDALVSIDTRKAAVAEAALEAGADIINDVSGLEDPEMRFVVADHDAALVVMHSIDAPVVPGRDVEYDDVVEDVIDQLSERVLLAEKAGVDREDIVVDPGIGFGKSAREAFEMLGRTDEFHALGCPVLIGHSHKSMFAHVDREAGERGAATVAASAIAADRGADVVRIHDVPENVAAVRTALAARDPERFDWRP, from the coding sequence ATGGAGTATCACGAGGCGGCGGACTTTTTATTCGATCTGCGGCGGTTCCGTCCGAAACCCGGGACGGAATCGACGGCGCGGCTGCTGGCCCACCTCGGCGACCCCCACGAGACGGTCGATTTCGTCCAGATCGCCGGCTCCAACGGAAAGGGGAGCACGGCGCGGATGGTCGAACGCAGCCTCCGAGAGGCCGGCCTCTCCGTCGGCCTCTACACCTCGCCGCACCTCGAGGACCTCCGCGAACGGGTCCGCGTCGACGGGCGCAAGATCCCCCGCTCTGCGGTCTGTGCGTACGTCGAGGCCGCTCGCGACTACGTCACCGACCGCGCCGCCGACGGCGAGTCGCCCACCTTCTTCGAGACGATGACCGCGATGGCCCTCTGGCAGTTCGGCCGCGAGGACGTCGACGTGGCCGTCCTCGAGGTCGGCATCGGCGGCAAGTACGACGCCACGAGCGTCGTCGATCCGGTCGCGAGCGCGGTGACCAGCGTCACGCTCGAGCACACGGGCATCCTGGGCGATACCGAGGAAGAGATCGCCCGCGACAAGGCTCACGTCGCCCCGGCCGACGCGCCGCTGGTGACCGGCGTCACGGGCGGCGCCCTCGAGGCGGTCCGCGACGTCGCCGGCGACGTGGTGACGGTCGGCGTCTCGGACGCGGACGGGAGCGAGGACGGGAACGCCGAGCCGGACGTCCGGGTCACCTACGGCGGCCGCGCCAACCACACCGAGGCCGCCGTCACCGTCGAATCCGACGACTGGCGCCTCGAGACCCGGATCCCGCTGCCGGGCGCCCACCAGGCCGAGAACGCGGGGATCGCGGCCGTGCTGGCCCGGCAGGTCGCCGACATCTCGGACGAAGACCTGGCTCGCGGACTGCGAAACGCCCACTGGCCGGGCCGGTTCGAAGTGATCGAGACCGATCCGCTGGTGATTCTGGACGGCGCGCACAACCCCGGCGCCTGCGAACCGCTCGCGGCGACGCTCGCGACCTACGACTACGACCGCCTCTCGCTGGTCTTCGGCGCGATGCACGACAAGGACCACCGCGAGATGGCCGCGGCGCTGCCGACGCCCGACTCCGTATTCGCGAGCGAACCGTCGCTCGACCGCGCCGAGGATCGGGACGTGCTCGCGGCGGTCTTCCGGGACGCCGGGGTCGACGACGTGCGGACGACCCCGACCGTTCGGGGGGGCCTCGAGACCGCGCTGGCCGACGCCGACGCGGACGACTGCGTGCTCGTCACCGGATCGCTGTTCGCGGTCGCGGAGGCCCGCTCGCGCTGGACGAGCGCCGGCGTGCCCAAACGGATTCGGGACCGCGAGGACGCCCGCGACGCGCTCGCGAAGGCGGACGTTCCGGACGCGGACGGCTCCCGCCTGCAGGACGACGCCGTCCACCGCGTGGTCAAACGCTCGATGGGCGCCCGGCAGGCGACGGCGGTCAAACAGGAACTGCTGCGCCTCGGCGGCGAGTGCGCCCTCTCGGGGCGCCAGCGCGAGGAGGAGCGCGTCGACGCCGTGCTGATGGGGACCCGATCGCAGTTCGAGCGCCTCCTCGAGACGCTCGAGTCGGGGGCCGACGACCGGTCGGCCGACACGGCGGCCCTCGCGGCGGACCTCCGGGAGACGCTCGGATTCGACCCGGAAGACGCGAGCGCGGCGTCGAACGCGGATACGGTCGTGGCCGCTGACGCGGACGCGAGCACGGCGAGTTCGGCCAGTACAGTGGATTCGAGCGACGCGAGTTCGCGCTACCCGTGGCACGACCGCACCGCGGTGATGGGCATCCTCAACGTCACGCCCGACAGCTTCCACGACGGCGGCGAGTACGCCGGCCTCGAGGACGCCGCGGCCCGCGCCGAAGCCATGATCGAGGCGGGCGTCGACGTGATCGACGTCGGCGGCGAGTCGACCCGGCCCGGCGCCGATCCCGTCCCCACCGAGGAGGAGATCGACCGCGTCGTCCCCGTCGTCGAGCGGATCGCCGGTCTCGACGCGCTGGTCTCGATCGATACCCGGAAAGCCGCCGTCGCCGAGGCCGCCCTCGAGGCCGGCGCCGATATTATCAACGACGTCTCGGGGCTCGAGGACCCCGAGATGCGGTTCGTCGTCGCCGACCACGACGCGGCGCTGGTCGTGATGCACAGCATCGACGCGCCGGTCGTGCCGGGCCGGGACGTCGAGTACGATGACGTCGTCGAGGACGTCATCGACCAGCTCTCCGAGCGGGTTCTGCTCGCCGAAAAGGCCGGAGTCGACCGCGAGGACATCGTCGTCGACCCCGGGATCGGCTTCGGCAAGTCCGCCCGCGAGGCCTTCGAGATGCTCGGCCGGACCGACGAGTTCCACGCGCTGGGCTGTCCGGTCCTGATCGGCCACTCCCACAAGTCGATGTTCGCCCACGTCGACCGCGAGGCCGGCGAGCGCGGGGCGGCGACCGTCGCGGCGAGTGCGATCGCGGCCGACCGCGGCGCCGACGTCGTCCGGATTCACGACGTTCCCGAGAACGTCGCCGCGGTCCGGACGGCCCTGGCGGCGCGGGATCCGGAGCGGTTCGACTGGCGGCCCTGA
- a CDS encoding aldo/keto reductase encodes MHYRELGDSGVEVSEVGFGAWVVGTDWWGDRSEDDALEMVRYAVEQGITYFDTGDVYGHGRSEELLGRALSGVRDEVIIATKVGYDFYDNPQAGHGELPKKIDPDYLREAVEKSLERLGVDHVDVLQLHNADVNEMTPDVLELLDELEEEGVIDATGLALGPSIGWLAEGDMAIEEEFDSVQLVWNLLEQEVGTHFLETIDRTGSSTSLIPRVPHSSGILNEQVTPETELGEGDHRGFRPDEWYETGWEKLEKLRFLERAERDSADGSIGQSPREREGERTMGQASIAWLLSHDPVATVTPTFRTKGDIDEWAAASDVPKLTDEELARVADLYANDFDIDRDDGMDSLRSSVDGADIESAGLDELAAD; translated from the coding sequence ATGCACTACCGGGAACTCGGCGACTCCGGCGTCGAGGTCAGCGAAGTCGGGTTCGGCGCGTGGGTCGTCGGTACCGACTGGTGGGGCGACCGCTCCGAGGACGACGCTCTCGAAATGGTCCGCTACGCCGTCGAGCAGGGGATCACCTACTTCGACACCGGCGACGTCTACGGCCACGGCCGCAGCGAGGAGTTACTGGGGCGGGCCCTCTCGGGGGTCCGAGACGAGGTGATCATCGCCACCAAAGTCGGCTACGACTTCTACGATAACCCGCAGGCCGGCCACGGCGAACTGCCCAAGAAGATAGACCCGGACTACCTGCGCGAGGCCGTCGAGAAGAGCCTCGAGCGCCTCGGCGTCGACCACGTCGACGTCCTCCAGTTACACAACGCCGACGTCAACGAGATGACCCCTGACGTGCTCGAACTCCTCGACGAACTCGAGGAGGAGGGCGTGATCGACGCGACCGGCCTCGCGCTGGGCCCCTCGATCGGTTGGCTCGCGGAGGGTGACATGGCCATCGAGGAAGAGTTCGATTCCGTCCAACTGGTGTGGAACCTGCTCGAGCAGGAGGTCGGTACCCACTTCCTCGAGACGATCGATCGGACCGGCTCGTCGACGAGCCTGATCCCCCGCGTGCCTCACTCCTCGGGGATTCTCAACGAACAGGTGACGCCCGAGACCGAACTCGGCGAGGGCGACCACCGCGGCTTCCGCCCCGACGAGTGGTACGAGACCGGCTGGGAGAAACTCGAGAAACTTCGATTTCTCGAGCGCGCGGAGCGTGACTCCGCGGACGGCTCGATCGGGCAGAGCCCGCGAGAGCGGGAGGGAGAACGAACGATGGGGCAGGCCTCGATCGCGTGGCTGCTCTCGCACGATCCCGTCGCGACCGTGACGCCGACGTTTCGGACGAAAGGCGACATCGACGAGTGGGCCGCCGCCAGCGACGTGCCGAAGCTCACCGACGAGGAGCTGGCCCGCGTCGCGGACCTCTACGCGAACGACTTCGACATCGACCGCGACGACGGGATGGACTCCCTGCGCTCGTCGGTCGACGGCGCCGACATCGAGTCCGCTGGCCTGGACGAGCTCGCGGCCGACTGA
- a CDS encoding SDR family oxidoreductase — MRTLVTGATGTLGRAVRPRLLSGGHAVRAASRSPPAATDDDAEWVALDLVDGTGIDEALEDVDAVVHAATAPQGDTEAVDVRGTERLLEAAAEAGVSNFVYVSIVGVDEIPLSYYEHKLAAERAVDASPVPSTIVRATQFHSFVADLLGTVARVPIWPLPTEIRLQPIDVGEAADAIVERATTEAAGRVPEVGGPEVLTVRELAEAYRDARGLRRPIVRLPLPGSVAAGFRSGAACCPDRTVGTVTWDAWLGRQFG; from the coding sequence ATGCGAACACTGGTAACGGGTGCGACCGGCACGCTCGGGCGGGCGGTGCGGCCACGGCTCCTGAGCGGGGGCCACGCGGTTCGCGCGGCGAGTCGCTCGCCGCCGGCCGCGACCGACGACGACGCGGAGTGGGTCGCGCTGGATCTGGTCGACGGCACCGGCATCGACGAGGCCCTCGAGGACGTCGACGCGGTCGTCCACGCGGCTACGGCGCCGCAGGGCGACACCGAGGCCGTCGACGTCCGGGGCACCGAACGACTGCTCGAGGCGGCCGCCGAGGCCGGCGTCTCGAATTTCGTCTACGTCTCGATCGTCGGCGTCGACGAGATTCCCCTCTCCTACTACGAGCACAAACTGGCGGCCGAGCGGGCCGTCGACGCGAGTCCGGTCCCCTCGACGATCGTTCGCGCGACCCAGTTTCACTCGTTCGTCGCCGACCTGCTCGGGACCGTCGCTCGAGTGCCGATCTGGCCCCTACCGACCGAGATTCGACTCCAGCCGATCGACGTCGGCGAGGCCGCGGACGCGATCGTCGAGCGCGCGACGACGGAGGCGGCCGGCCGCGTCCCCGAAGTCGGCGGGCCCGAAGTGCTGACTGTCCGCGAACTCGCCGAGGCGTATCGCGACGCGCGAGGACTGCGCCGACCGATCGTCCGCCTCCCGCTGCCGGGATCGGTCGCCGCCGGATTCCGCTCCGGGGCGGCCTGCTGTCCCGATCGGACCGTCGGAACGGTGACGTGGGACGCGTGGCTGGGCAGGCAGTTCGGGTGA
- a CDS encoding DUF7560 family zinc ribbon protein, with translation MTTYEFTCPDCRRAIPVTDPMREATMANGCPVCGRSVSADHFAGDSVGGRRRSLEL, from the coding sequence ATGACTACATACGAGTTTACCTGTCCGGACTGTCGACGAGCGATTCCGGTGACCGATCCGATGCGCGAGGCGACGATGGCGAACGGCTGTCCGGTCTGTGGCCGATCGGTCTCCGCCGACCACTTCGCGGGCGACAGCGTCGGTGGGCGTCGACGATCGCTCGAGTTATAG
- a CDS encoding NUDIX hydrolase — protein sequence MTDVTYVRKACAYITRGTGELLVFEGPGHDGLQIPKGTLEPGESPREALHREVREESGLATLSATNHLTTDVWTRRESPPKRYVRHFFHARVHELRDRWTHTVTDGGGEHGAEFDFRWVQPPTNSEFALDLDDYVHLLPNVAAPGNAASASD from the coding sequence ATGACCGACGTCACGTACGTTCGAAAAGCCTGCGCCTACATCACTCGAGGGACCGGCGAACTGCTGGTCTTCGAGGGGCCGGGCCACGACGGATTGCAGATTCCGAAGGGGACCCTCGAACCCGGTGAGTCCCCGCGAGAGGCGCTCCACAGAGAGGTCCGAGAGGAGAGCGGTTTAGCGACGCTGAGCGCGACGAATCACCTGACGACGGACGTCTGGACGCGCCGCGAGTCGCCGCCGAAGCGCTACGTCCGGCACTTCTTCCACGCGCGGGTCCACGAACTGCGCGACCGGTGGACCCACACCGTCACCGACGGCGGCGGGGAACACGGCGCCGAGTTCGACTTCCGCTGGGTCCAGCCGCCGACGAACAGCGAGTTCGCCCTCGACCTGGACGACTACGTCCACCTGCTGCCGAACGTTGCCGCGCCCGGCAACGCCGCGAGCGCCTCGGACTGA
- a CDS encoding DUF402 domain-containing protein: protein MTTARVRGIYTTAITRLLGDRGHEIVQASDPIRERFDEAFETAPADVSIETTRDRQGVGLSGDPEAVDAVAGELESLAIDTFRWDAGAPRGAVFDCEVLEAGGGGGAVVDLGDGRRGYLPYDDVDGYVDEGNRYRVQVTDPAPPWDDDRPRVAPTLEVQGGLCTLSRDRTGVSAALRGEAADELVGMTDLLSVDVPDGWGVRWQHAAADADLEAMSAALERGVERVRSLEAALEDVPEDPGEPRKLAAPRSTAWFWFGRESRFALDEQRRAVAPTMAGHHRTKAADRAASAAVDFAEAVCESPSGTDGDGTDVDFPFTAVTRQFGPTRGDRIEIGHGKPDGRLISLGRGEVTDWGADGTITLERSMRGGGSYDALDVPKEDGDVAVTKFREGRWWYPTTYRDENGTAKGTYVNVCTPVELFPGAARYVDLYVDVIRVDGTVEIVDREELEAAVDAGHVSEELAEKATSVAAAVERALSK, encoded by the coding sequence ATGACGACGGCGCGCGTCCGCGGCATCTACACGACCGCGATCACCCGACTGCTCGGCGACCGGGGCCACGAGATCGTCCAGGCCTCCGACCCCATCCGGGAGCGATTCGACGAGGCCTTCGAGACCGCGCCGGCCGACGTCTCGATCGAGACGACCCGCGACCGGCAGGGCGTGGGACTCTCCGGCGACCCCGAGGCGGTCGACGCCGTCGCGGGCGAACTCGAGTCCCTCGCGATCGATACCTTCCGCTGGGACGCCGGCGCCCCCCGCGGCGCGGTCTTCGACTGCGAGGTGCTCGAGGCCGGCGGCGGTGGCGGTGCGGTGGTCGACCTCGGGGACGGCCGCCGGGGCTACCTGCCCTACGACGACGTCGACGGCTACGTCGACGAGGGGAACCGGTACCGGGTGCAGGTGACCGATCCCGCGCCGCCGTGGGACGACGACCGACCGCGGGTCGCGCCCACGCTCGAGGTTCAGGGCGGACTCTGCACGCTCTCGCGGGACCGAACGGGCGTGTCGGCGGCGCTGCGGGGCGAGGCGGCCGACGAACTCGTCGGCATGACCGACCTGCTGTCGGTCGACGTCCCCGACGGCTGGGGCGTTCGCTGGCAGCACGCGGCCGCCGACGCCGACCTCGAGGCGATGAGCGCCGCGCTCGAACGCGGGGTCGAACGCGTGCGATCGCTCGAGGCCGCGCTCGAGGACGTACCCGAGGATCCGGGCGAACCGCGGAAACTCGCCGCGCCGCGGTCGACGGCGTGGTTCTGGTTCGGCCGCGAGTCGCGCTTCGCGCTGGACGAGCAGCGGCGGGCCGTGGCGCCGACGATGGCGGGCCACCACCGGACGAAGGCCGCCGACCGGGCCGCGAGCGCGGCGGTGGACTTCGCGGAAGCGGTCTGCGAGTCGCCGAGTGGGACGGACGGCGACGGAACCGACGTCGACTTCCCGTTCACCGCCGTCACCCGCCAGTTCGGCCCGACGAGGGGCGACCGCATCGAGATCGGCCACGGCAAGCCCGACGGCCGCCTCATCTCGCTCGGTCGCGGTGAGGTGACCGACTGGGGGGCCGACGGAACGATCACCCTCGAGCGCTCGATGCGCGGGGGCGGCAGCTACGACGCGCTGGACGTTCCCAAGGAGGACGGCGACGTCGCCGTCACGAAGTTCCGCGAGGGTCGCTGGTGGTATCCGACAACCTACCGGGACGAGAACGGGACGGCCAAGGGGACGTACGTCAACGTCTGTACCCCCGTCGAACTGTTCCCCGGCGCGGCGCGGTACGTCGACCTCTACGTGGACGTGATTCGAGTCGACGGAACGGTCGAGATCGTCGATCGCGAGGAACTCGAGGCCGCGGTCGACGCCGGCCACGTCTCCGAAGAACTGGCCGAGAAGGCGACGAGCGTCGCCGCGGCCGTCGAACGGGCGCTATCGAAGTAG
- a CDS encoding DUF7532 family protein has protein sequence MHFDQRTQQALRDVGLSTDDLRAASEAVVEAVDADAAALEAFFEDHDTVYSDMDMAHSSSEYPEHAVDYLDLTTHADEMRGWLRFDTWGVSVEDGRVLPDESIELTLGPTIHDRVRFAPDRETLR, from the coding sequence ATGCACTTCGATCAGCGAACGCAGCAGGCGCTTCGCGACGTCGGGCTCTCGACCGACGACCTCCGGGCGGCCTCGGAAGCCGTCGTCGAGGCCGTCGACGCCGACGCCGCGGCGCTCGAGGCGTTTTTCGAGGACCACGACACCGTTTATTCGGACATGGATATGGCCCACTCCTCGTCGGAGTATCCCGAACACGCGGTCGACTACCTCGACCTGACGACCCACGCCGACGAGATGCGCGGTTGGCTCCGGTTCGACACGTGGGGCGTCTCCGTCGAGGACGGCCGCGTATTACCGGATGAGTCCATCGAACTGACGCTCGGGCCGACGATCCACGACCGCGTGCGGTTCGCGCCCGACCGAGAGACGCTGCGGTGA
- a CDS encoding PrsW family intramembrane metalloprotease, protein MSRKRDPVEAASDESTDLYDVSTWEPRSRLDRVSNSVYNVIRYGLQGIVLLVAVAITIALLVQPAVLVLEEGSVAVAVFFGLSVVPAALLAALIWYSDVTTQEPLGLLVATFVLAILFATFAAVVNSLVGPSIRAVPVVGSILFFYLIVGPVEEGVKLLAVRFFAYRSDAFDAVIDGAVYGAVAGLGFAAIENTIYIGSTIAQADVGTLTAATGITTVRALVGPGHVIYSAIAGYYLGLAKFNPGRGGPIVVKGLLIAAFIHGTYNVTVGIVPSVVTELTPIPFGAAFIGYVVLFDAVIFAFLYRKIARYRRVYRAVRDDTGSDPRSELTEFDPPQR, encoded by the coding sequence ATGTCGCGAAAGCGCGACCCGGTCGAAGCGGCCAGCGACGAGTCGACCGATCTCTACGACGTCTCGACGTGGGAACCCCGGTCGCGCCTCGATCGGGTCTCGAACTCGGTATACAACGTGATCCGGTACGGACTGCAGGGAATCGTGCTCCTCGTCGCGGTCGCGATTACGATCGCACTGCTGGTCCAGCCGGCGGTGCTCGTCCTCGAGGAAGGCTCGGTCGCGGTCGCCGTCTTCTTCGGCCTCTCGGTCGTTCCGGCGGCGTTGCTCGCGGCGCTCATCTGGTACTCGGACGTCACGACGCAGGAACCGCTCGGATTGCTCGTCGCGACGTTCGTTCTGGCCATTCTATTCGCGACGTTCGCGGCCGTCGTGAACTCGCTGGTCGGGCCGAGCATCCGGGCGGTTCCGGTCGTCGGATCGATCCTCTTTTTCTACCTGATCGTCGGACCCGTCGAGGAGGGCGTGAAACTGCTCGCGGTTCGCTTCTTCGCCTACCGGAGCGACGCGTTCGACGCCGTCATCGACGGCGCGGTCTACGGCGCCGTGGCTGGACTCGGGTTCGCCGCGATCGAGAACACCATCTACATCGGGTCGACGATCGCGCAGGCCGACGTCGGCACGCTCACGGCTGCGACCGGCATCACGACCGTTCGCGCGCTCGTCGGTCCCGGCCACGTCATCTACTCCGCGATCGCGGGCTACTACCTCGGTCTCGCGAAGTTCAACCCCGGCCGCGGCGGCCCGATCGTCGTGAAGGGGCTGTTGATCGCCGCGTTCATCCACGGGACGTACAACGTCACCGTCGGAATCGTTCCCTCCGTCGTGACTGAACTCACCCCCATCCCCTTCGGGGCGGCGTTCATCGGCTACGTGGTTCTGTTCGACGCCGTGATCTTCGCCTTCCTCTACCGCAAGATCGCCCGCTACCGGCGGGTCTACCGCGCCGTCAGGGACGACACCGGTTCGGATCCCCGATCGGAACTGACCGAGTTCGACCCGCCACAGCGCTGA
- a CDS encoding AAA family ATPase: MSATFTDDDLEKRVENANGEVIGTVRSIEDDTARVEPRAGVVDSIRAALGWREAHDDTVAVHENTVDEISSDVIRLRTESVDDPAGVPTETGVTTTNAAERNPETDVDEWDSSGSVDAMDDATARNEAERDAGTDELEESDAEAEVETSTRIAEPDETADSSADEPTETSLDVETGPDEPMDAPDEDQAVDEPVETRASDGSDEPHAPDELNDVHRPDAPSEPGLEHTTAVIDEAEEPDASDIEEAEEPDASDIEEAEEPDTADEADSASAPDLEDETQASPDAMSGDRSTESAEAMDRAGVADAPIDEAEPDGPDTGAGIGPTAETDHDESAESESAESESDGGTTAGSTSIEGTDITEELDTSLDLESAAESTESDDAVTDEATESEDIADEVDTGVDLESAATDDDDETSDRRETDDADLADELDTGVDLESVTDAETDSRTDARPETELDPDVETRSGPETDPRPETTLETADDESTTAEGSQSGSEVVPGVDIESAVEPDSEPDPEIDPDTIAGSEAEPESTDDGVARERLEGEADAATADTETDAATVDSEDADRTGGERSSSPLGVAFATQRAAMTSGQELLKQGLTVQQRTARTAVEAPLVAQRQGVELAQSATRSYFDALAALTGTSNADADSSGEIPQSPDELLAKLEDAAELADDEFDRQVSEHLERLRAMRARLDADDEGEEMAAAMLERQVALLEACQQRLGDFGEADE; this comes from the coding sequence ATGAGTGCGACGTTTACGGACGACGACCTCGAGAAGCGAGTCGAGAACGCCAACGGCGAGGTGATCGGGACGGTCAGATCGATCGAGGACGACACCGCCCGCGTCGAGCCCCGCGCCGGCGTCGTGGACTCGATCAGGGCCGCCCTCGGCTGGAGAGAGGCCCACGACGACACCGTCGCAGTCCACGAGAACACCGTCGACGAGATCTCGAGCGACGTGATCCGGCTCCGAACCGAGTCCGTCGACGACCCCGCCGGCGTGCCGACGGAGACCGGGGTCACGACCACCAACGCCGCGGAGCGAAACCCCGAAACCGACGTCGACGAGTGGGACTCGAGCGGGAGTGTCGACGCGATGGACGACGCGACCGCGCGGAACGAGGCCGAGCGAGACGCGGGAACCGACGAACTCGAGGAATCCGACGCGGAGGCCGAAGTAGAGACGAGTACACGTATCGCGGAACCGGACGAGACAGCGGACTCGAGCGCCGACGAACCGACGGAAACGAGTCTCGACGTGGAGACGGGTCCCGACGAGCCGATGGACGCACCCGACGAGGATCAGGCGGTCGACGAACCGGTCGAAACGCGCGCGTCCGACGGATCGGACGAACCCCACGCGCCGGACGAGCTGAACGACGTTCACCGGCCCGACGCGCCGAGCGAACCCGGTCTCGAGCACACGACGGCGGTGATCGACGAGGCCGAGGAACCCGACGCATCGGACATCGAGGAGGCCGAGGAACCCGACGCATCGGACATCGAGGAGGCCGAGGAACCCGACACCGCTGACGAGGCGGACAGTGCGTCCGCCCCCGATCTCGAGGACGAAACGCAGGCGTCCCCCGACGCGATGAGCGGAGACCGATCGACGGAGTCGGCCGAAGCGATGGATCGGGCCGGCGTCGCCGACGCGCCGATCGACGAAGCGGAGCCCGACGGGCCGGACACCGGCGCCGGCATCGGACCGACCGCGGAGACGGACCACGACGAATCGGCCGAGAGCGAATCGGCCGAAAGCGAGTCAGACGGGGGGACGACCGCGGGATCGACGTCGATCGAGGGAACCGACATCACCGAGGAACTGGATACGAGCCTCGATCTCGAGTCGGCCGCGGAGTCCACCGAATCCGACGACGCCGTCACAGACGAGGCGACCGAGTCGGAGGATATCGCCGACGAGGTCGACACCGGCGTCGACCTCGAGTCGGCAGCGACGGACGACGACGACGAAACCAGTGACCGGCGCGAAACCGACGACGCGGATCTCGCGGACGAACTGGACACCGGCGTCGACCTCGAGTCGGTCACGGACGCGGAGACGGATTCGAGAACGGACGCTCGCCCGGAGACCGAACTGGATCCGGACGTCGAGACCCGCTCGGGTCCCGAGACCGATCCGCGACCGGAGACGACCCTCGAGACCGCGGACGACGAGTCGACGACTGCGGAAGGGAGTCAGTCGGGCAGCGAGGTGGTTCCGGGCGTCGATATCGAGTCGGCCGTCGAACCGGATTCGGAACCCGATCCGGAGATCGACCCCGATACGATCGCCGGGTCGGAGGCGGAGCCCGAATCGACGGATGACGGGGTCGCTCGCGAGCGACTCGAGGGTGAGGCGGACGCGGCGACGGCCGACACCGAGACCGATGCGGCCACGGTCGACAGCGAGGACGCGGATCGAACCGGCGGCGAGCGCTCGAGTTCGCCGCTCGGGGTCGCGTTCGCCACCCAGCGGGCCGCGATGACGAGCGGTCAGGAACTGCTCAAGCAGGGGCTGACCGTCCAGCAACGGACCGCCCGCACTGCCGTCGAGGCCCCGCTGGTCGCCCAGCGGCAGGGCGTGGAGCTCGCGCAGTCGGCCACCCGGAGCTACTTCGACGCGCTCGCGGCGCTGACGGGGACGTCGAACGCCGACGCCGATTCGAGCGGCGAGATCCCCCAGTCGCCCGACGAACTGCTCGCGAAGCTCGAGGACGCCGCGGAACTGGCCGACGACGAGTTCGACCGGCAGGTCTCGGAGCACCTCGAGCGCCTTCGCGCGATGCGCGCTCGGCTCGACGCGGACGACGAGGGCGAGGAGATGGCCGCGGCGATGCTCGAGCGACAGGTCGCGCTGCTCGAGGCGTGCCAGCAGCGACTGGGTGACTTCGGCGAAGCCGACGAGTGA